Proteins from a genomic interval of Chryseobacterium indologenes:
- the idi gene encoding isopentenyl-diphosphate Delta-isomerase, with amino-acid sequence MEEFVVLVNPEDEVLGLMEKQQAHINGLLHRAFSVFLFNSKGEMLLQKRASGKYHSPNQWTNAVCSHPREEETYLEGATRRLKEELGIEAELTEKFNFIYKADVGGGLWEHELDHVFVGNHESDFNLNKEEVEEVRFISLTDLDKEIAETPENFTEWFKIILEEYKHHF; translated from the coding sequence ATGGAAGAATTTGTAGTTTTAGTAAACCCTGAAGATGAAGTCTTGGGTCTGATGGAAAAACAACAGGCACATATCAATGGCTTGTTGCACCGTGCTTTCTCCGTGTTTCTCTTCAACAGTAAAGGTGAAATGCTTCTTCAGAAAAGAGCTTCAGGAAAATACCATTCTCCCAATCAATGGACCAATGCTGTATGTTCACATCCGAGAGAGGAAGAAACTTATCTTGAAGGCGCTACCCGCAGGCTGAAAGAGGAACTGGGAATTGAAGCCGAGCTTACGGAAAAATTCAATTTCATTTACAAAGCAGATGTTGGAGGAGGTCTTTGGGAACATGAGCTTGACCATGTATTTGTGGGGAATCATGAATCTGATTTTAATTTAAATAAAGAAGAGGTAGAAGAAGTACGATTTATTTCTCTTACCGATTTGGATAAAGAAATAGCCGAAACTCCGGAAAATTTCACGGAATGGTTCAAAATTATCCTTGAAGAATACAAACACCATTTTTAA
- the yidD gene encoding membrane protein insertion efficiency factor YidD, whose amino-acid sequence MKLTFNKIITFPLVILIKFYQWFISPLLPRNCRYQPTCSHYMIEALQVHGIFKGFWMGFRRILSCHPWGGSGYDPVPPKHKH is encoded by the coding sequence TTGAAACTTACATTCAATAAAATCATTACATTCCCGCTGGTAATTCTGATAAAATTTTACCAATGGTTTATCTCGCCCTTACTTCCCAGAAATTGCCGTTATCAGCCTACCTGCTCCCATTATATGATCGAAGCACTTCAGGTTCATGGCATATTCAAAGGATTCTGGATGGGGTTCAGAAGAATTTTAAGTTGTCACCCATGGGGAGGAAGCGGCTACGATCCTGTTCCCCCTAAACATAAACATTAA
- the gcvT gene encoding glycine cleavage system aminomethyltransferase GcvT: MKKTALYDKHASLGAKIVPFAGFEMPVQYSGVTEEHFAVREKAGLFDVSHMGQFFIEGPGSKDLLQLVTTNNVDALENGKAQYSCLPNENGGIVDDLIVYKMDDDKYFVVVNASNIEKDWNHISKYNTFGAKMTNASDDMSLLAIQGPKATEILQKLTDVNLSEIPYYHFTVGSVAGVNDVIISNTGYTGSGGFEIYFNNESAEKLWDEILKAGEEEGIIPCGLAARDTLRLEKGFCLYGNDIDDTTSPIEAGLGWITKFDKDFVSKDIFAKQKEEGVTRKLVGFELQDKGVPRHDYPVVDAEGNVIGKVTSGTQSPMKKIGLGLAYVDKPHFKLGSEIFIQVRNKNIPAKVVKAPFV, translated from the coding sequence ATGAAGAAAACAGCCTTGTACGACAAACATGCTTCTCTGGGAGCTAAGATCGTACCTTTCGCAGGTTTTGAAATGCCTGTACAATATTCAGGAGTTACGGAAGAACATTTTGCAGTAAGAGAGAAAGCAGGATTGTTTGATGTATCACACATGGGACAATTTTTCATCGAAGGACCGGGTTCAAAAGACCTTTTACAATTGGTGACTACCAATAATGTTGATGCTCTTGAAAATGGAAAAGCTCAGTATTCTTGTCTTCCGAACGAAAACGGAGGAATTGTGGACGACCTTATCGTTTACAAAATGGATGATGATAAGTATTTCGTGGTTGTGAATGCTTCCAATATTGAAAAAGACTGGAATCATATTTCAAAATATAACACTTTCGGGGCGAAAATGACCAATGCTTCTGACGATATGTCTTTATTGGCAATCCAGGGCCCTAAGGCTACGGAAATTCTTCAGAAACTTACCGATGTGAATCTTTCGGAAATTCCTTACTACCATTTTACAGTGGGAAGCGTTGCCGGAGTGAATGACGTGATCATCTCCAATACAGGTTACACCGGAAGCGGAGGTTTTGAGATCTATTTTAACAATGAAAGCGCTGAAAAACTGTGGGATGAAATTCTGAAAGCAGGTGAGGAAGAAGGGATTATTCCTTGCGGACTGGCAGCTAGAGATACTTTAAGGTTAGAAAAAGGGTTCTGCCTTTACGGTAATGATATTGATGATACAACGTCTCCCATTGAAGCAGGTCTGGGATGGATCACTAAATTTGATAAAGATTTTGTTTCTAAAGATATTTTTGCAAAACAAAAAGAAGAAGGAGTGACCAGAAAATTGGTTGGATTCGAATTACAGGACAAAGGAGTACCAAGACATGACTACCCTGTTGTAGATGCTGAAGGTAATGTGATCGGGAAAGTAACTTCGGGAACACAGTCTCCGATGAAAAAAATAGGATTAGGTCTTGCTTATGTGGACAAGCCCCATTTCAAATTAGGTTCTGAAATCTTTATCCAGGTAAGAAACAAAAACATTCCTGCAAAAGTAGTGAAAGCTCCTTTTGTGTAA
- a CDS encoding GLPGLI family protein, with protein MKNSFSIFALLMIAFIHAQTNRFIYELQYKMDSTDMMPEKLNMVLDIGPKEVKFYCQNLAITDSLNKKFGMNSEYTDMSGQIVKRKINSFDHENYINIKRGYYTFKTTDKISWNISDETKKAEHYNLQKATANFGGRSWTAWFCRDIPFNEGPFKFRGLPGLIFELSDTKKNFIYNLIKSQKLPQSYSTESFVESNFGNKAIPINEKQKHKLMMEFYNDPFAYERNNFSKTDNDLKININGKEIHNVDELNTQTKSMQEVIRKYNNPLEIDKAIHYPIY; from the coding sequence ATGAAAAATAGTTTCTCAATCTTTGCTTTGCTGATGATCGCTTTCATCCACGCACAGACTAATAGATTTATCTACGAGTTGCAATACAAAATGGACTCTACAGATATGATGCCTGAAAAATTGAATATGGTATTAGACATCGGCCCTAAAGAAGTGAAATTTTATTGTCAGAACCTGGCGATTACCGATTCTTTGAACAAAAAATTCGGGATGAATTCCGAGTATACTGATATGTCTGGTCAGATCGTCAAAAGAAAAATCAATTCTTTTGATCACGAAAATTACATCAATATAAAACGGGGATACTATACTTTTAAAACAACCGATAAGATCAGTTGGAATATTTCTGATGAAACTAAGAAAGCAGAACATTATAACCTGCAAAAAGCAACAGCAAATTTCGGAGGAAGAAGCTGGACGGCCTGGTTCTGTAGAGATATTCCTTTTAATGAAGGCCCGTTTAAATTTCGCGGACTTCCCGGTTTAATTTTTGAATTATCAGATACAAAGAAAAATTTCATCTACAATCTCATTAAAAGCCAGAAACTTCCCCAGAGCTATTCCACAGAATCTTTCGTGGAATCTAACTTCGGAAATAAAGCCATTCCTATTAACGAAAAACAAAAGCATAAGCTGATGATGGAATTCTATAATGACCCTTTCGCCTACGAAAGAAATAACTTCAGCAAAACAGATAATGATTTAAAAATCAATATCAACGGAAAAGAAATACATAATGTTGATGAGCTGAATACACAAACGAAAAGTATGCAGGAGGTGATCAGAAAATATAACAATCCCCTTGAAATCGATAAGGCTATACATTACCCGATATATTAA
- a CDS encoding D-2-hydroxyacid dehydrogenase produces MKILANDGLDQSGIDALQEKGFEVITTKVPQEFLVDYINEHKIRTLLVRSATKVRKDIIDGCPSIEIIGRGGVGMDNIDVDYARKKGIHVINTPSASSESVAELVFAHLFSGARFLQDSNRKMPLVGDTEFAGLKKAYAAGIELRGKTIGIVGMGRIGQEVARIALGLGMRVIAADNNVGRASIKVKFYNNQFINVDIETEPLQDVLKHSDFITLHVPAQKDGYMIGKNEFDIMKDGVAIVNCSRGGVIDEAALIEALDSGKVKFAGLDVFINEPTPSKEILNHSKISLTPHTGASTLEAQDRIGLSLAEQISSILQIHN; encoded by the coding sequence ATGAAGATTTTAGCAAACGACGGCCTGGATCAATCCGGAATTGATGCATTACAAGAAAAAGGCTTTGAAGTTATTACAACAAAAGTTCCACAGGAGTTTTTAGTGGATTATATCAACGAGCACAAAATCCGTACTTTATTGGTAAGGAGTGCAACGAAAGTAAGGAAAGATATTATTGATGGATGTCCCTCTATTGAAATTATCGGAAGAGGCGGTGTCGGAATGGATAATATCGATGTAGATTATGCAAGAAAAAAAGGAATTCACGTGATCAATACACCATCTGCGTCATCAGAATCGGTTGCCGAGCTTGTTTTTGCCCACTTATTTTCAGGAGCAAGGTTTCTTCAGGACTCTAACAGAAAAATGCCTTTGGTAGGGGATACTGAATTCGCAGGACTTAAAAAAGCATATGCCGCCGGTATTGAACTAAGAGGAAAGACGATTGGTATCGTAGGTATGGGGAGAATCGGGCAGGAGGTAGCCAGAATTGCTCTGGGACTCGGGATGAGAGTGATTGCTGCTGACAATAATGTTGGTAGGGCCAGTATTAAAGTAAAGTTCTACAATAATCAGTTTATCAACGTAGATATAGAAACTGAACCTTTACAGGATGTTTTGAAGCATTCAGATTTTATCACCTTGCACGTTCCGGCTCAGAAAGACGGATACATGATCGGTAAAAATGAATTTGACATCATGAAAGATGGTGTGGCGATCGTTAACTGTTCAAGAGGAGGGGTAATTGATGAAGCAGCTTTGATCGAAGCATTGGATTCAGGCAAAGTAAAATTTGCAGGACTTGATGTTTTCATCAACGAACCTACACCTTCGAAAGAAATTTTAAACCACTCTAAAATCTCTCTGACGCCTCATACAGGTGCATCCACACTTGAAGCCCAGGATCGGATCGGTCTTTCTCTGGCAGAGCAGATTTCAAGTATTTTACAGATTCATAATTAA
- the mscL gene encoding large conductance mechanosensitive channel protein MscL has protein sequence MGFVKEFKEFAFKGNVLDLAVGVIIGAAFGKIVTSLVEDVVTPLLLNPALKAAGAENISKLTWNGVAYGNFLSAVISFLCIAMVLFWIIKGANKIIKKEAPAPAGPTDDQKLLAEIRDILKSKNNI, from the coding sequence ATGGGATTTGTTAAGGAATTTAAAGAGTTTGCCTTTAAAGGCAATGTGCTTGATCTGGCTGTCGGTGTGATCATCGGAGCAGCCTTCGGTAAGATTGTTACCTCTCTGGTAGAAGATGTTGTGACTCCTCTGCTTTTGAACCCGGCGTTAAAAGCTGCAGGCGCAGAAAATATTTCTAAACTTACATGGAACGGTGTAGCCTACGGAAATTTCCTTTCTGCAGTGATCAGCTTTCTGTGTATTGCTATGGTTCTTTTCTGGATCATCAAAGGAGCAAACAAAATCATCAAGAAAGAAGCTCCTGCTCCTGCCGGACCTACTGACGATCAAAAGTTGTTGGCAGAAATCAGAGATATTCTGAAAAGCAAAAACAATATATAA
- a CDS encoding replication-associated recombination protein A yields the protein MNHNIPLAEKLRPKTLDDVLGQEHLTGEKGTIRKMIENNTLNSLILWGPPGTGKTTLAEIISEKSGRKFYKLSAVSSGVKDVRDVIDDAKKQNLFSGKSPILFIDEIHRFNKSQQDSLLHAVEKGWIVLIGATTENPSFEVVSALLSRSQVYILKALSYDKLEELIDIASERYNKDEGTDFKIIEKEAFIQYSGGDGRKLINAVELVLNQYKNSDIREITSANVLEVLQETMALYDKNGEQHYDIISAFIKSMRGGDPNGAVYWLARMIAGGEDIKFIARRMLILAAEDIGLANPNALVMANNCFQAVNVIGNPESRIILSETAVYLAVSPKSNSTYMAINEALALVKQTGNLPVPLHLRNAPTKLMKDLDYGKEYKYAHSYEGNFVEQDFLPEEIKNAKLYQPGKNSTEKKIYEELKKKWGNKY from the coding sequence TTGAATCATAATATTCCATTAGCTGAAAAATTAAGACCCAAAACCCTGGATGATGTACTGGGGCAGGAGCATCTTACCGGAGAGAAAGGAACGATCAGGAAAATGATCGAAAATAACACCCTTAATTCCCTGATTCTTTGGGGGCCGCCGGGAACAGGAAAAACCACGCTGGCAGAAATTATTTCTGAAAAATCAGGCAGAAAGTTTTATAAGCTTTCGGCTGTTTCTTCAGGAGTAAAAGATGTGAGGGATGTGATTGATGATGCCAAGAAACAAAATCTGTTTTCGGGAAAATCACCAATTCTATTTATCGATGAAATCCACCGTTTTAATAAATCCCAGCAGGATTCTCTGCTGCATGCCGTTGAGAAAGGCTGGATTGTCCTGATAGGAGCTACCACGGAAAACCCGAGTTTTGAGGTGGTTTCCGCATTATTGTCCCGAAGTCAGGTGTATATTTTAAAGGCGCTGAGCTATGATAAGCTGGAAGAACTTATTGATATTGCTTCGGAAAGGTACAATAAAGATGAAGGAACTGATTTTAAAATTATAGAAAAAGAAGCTTTTATTCAGTATTCCGGAGGGGACGGAAGGAAACTGATTAATGCTGTAGAACTGGTTTTGAATCAATATAAGAACTCGGATATCCGGGAAATTACCAGTGCGAATGTTCTTGAAGTGCTTCAGGAGACGATGGCACTGTATGATAAAAATGGAGAACAGCATTATGATATTATTTCAGCTTTTATCAAGTCTATGAGGGGTGGAGATCCTAATGGGGCGGTTTATTGGCTGGCGAGAATGATTGCCGGAGGCGAGGATATAAAGTTTATTGCGCGAAGAATGCTTATTCTGGCTGCTGAAGATATCGGACTGGCCAATCCCAATGCTTTAGTCATGGCCAACAATTGTTTTCAGGCTGTCAATGTGATCGGGAATCCCGAGTCCAGAATTATATTAAGTGAAACGGCTGTCTATCTTGCGGTTTCCCCTAAAAGCAATTCAACATACATGGCCATTAATGAGGCATTGGCTTTGGTAAAACAAACAGGAAACCTTCCTGTACCGCTTCATTTAAGAAATGCCCCTACCAAATTGATGAAAGATCTGGATTATGGCAAAGAGTATAAATATGCTCATTCCTATGAAGGGAATTTTGTAGAACAGGACTTTTTACCTGAAGAAATTAAAAATGCCAAACTCTATCAGCCCGGAAAAAACTCTACGGAAAAGAAGATTTATGAGGAACTTAAGAAAAAATGGGGAAATAAATATTAA
- a CDS encoding acyl-CoA thioesterase codes for MENKPITFQFISEPSDVNYGGNVHGGSVMKWIDQAGYACATTWSGNYSVTVYVGGIRFYEPIKIGEVVKVDAQVIYTGTSSMHIAINVFSRNLKQPTFDKKTHCIIVFVAVDENGKKLPVPKWVPTTEEEKQQEMYAKRLMELRTQIEDEMKPFL; via the coding sequence ATGGAGAACAAACCAATTACTTTTCAGTTTATTTCAGAGCCTTCAGACGTTAACTACGGAGGAAATGTACATGGAGGAAGTGTAATGAAATGGATTGATCAGGCAGGATATGCCTGTGCTACGACATGGAGCGGAAATTATTCAGTAACGGTGTATGTAGGAGGAATCCGCTTTTATGAACCGATTAAAATCGGAGAAGTAGTAAAAGTAGATGCTCAGGTTATTTATACCGGAACATCAAGTATGCATATTGCCATCAATGTGTTTTCAAGAAACCTTAAGCAGCCTACATTTGATAAAAAGACACACTGCATTATTGTATTTGTTGCCGTAGATGAAAACGGCAAAAAACTTCCTGTTCCGAAATGGGTTCCAACCACAGAAGAAGAAAAACAGCAGGAAATGTATGCCAAACGCCTGATGGAGCTGAGAACACAGATTGAGGATGAAATGAAGCCTTTTTTATAA
- a CDS encoding phosphoheptose isomerase, whose amino-acid sequence MELEYIEHLSPILKDGVKNYLIDIDGTITDDVPNEEPERMVTCEPYPDALATVNKWYDEGHQICFFTSRTENLKQITIDWLDKHGFKYHSVLCGKPRGGNYHWIDNHLVRATRYKGRFTDLVEKQVTIEVFKEDGE is encoded by the coding sequence ATGGAATTAGAATACATAGAGCATTTAAGTCCTATTCTTAAGGACGGAGTTAAAAATTACTTAATAGACATAGACGGAACCATTACAGATGACGTTCCCAATGAAGAACCGGAAAGAATGGTTACCTGTGAACCTTATCCCGATGCATTGGCTACCGTTAATAAGTGGTATGATGAAGGACACCAGATCTGTTTCTTCACATCTAGAACCGAAAATCTAAAACAAATTACAATTGACTGGCTGGATAAACATGGGTTCAAATACCATAGCGTACTCTGCGGGAAGCCAAGAGGGGGAAATTATCACTGGATAGATAATCACCTTGTAAGAGCTACACGATATAAAGGTAGATTTACAGATTTGGTAGAAAAACAAGTGACTATTGAAGTTTTCAAAGAAGACGGAGAATAA
- a CDS encoding DUF2339 domain-containing protein, giving the protein MNELLAVIVIVVIIIIFNNLNNKIRKLEKEISDLNAKITKPLVQTEIPKQEALQAEMPLPTQSAYQKEAQQHKIREADPLPTQKDWLSPVFDFLKQNALTIIGIFTLVLGIGYFVKYAIDKNWIGETARAGIGFCTAAAIILTGHFLRKSYTTFASIITGGGIAVLYFTITIAFREYHLFSQNIAFAITILITVISILLSYYYKSEVLIIFSLIGGFSAPLMISTGESNYLFLFIYLSLLNVGMLTTAFLKNWKSVGWTAYVFTTLYLLYWTSEKPELLSIVFYMISYVIFYIFALHDYIRKNILSAWDILMLALINFTSITGLVYTFNELKYEPVIIFPLVFAIINTILLFREYGKKYFGIPFSVFAGISVSLITIAIALQFKTHLITSVWAIEATLLLFIWKRTGHTIFKTCFYILFPLVIIAQVITWSEYFYSRHLSIIVNPVFLTSLVTVVSAITNLYLLKNTRKETPSENNTFFEDLISVVSYGMIYTALLLEIIYHIHSMPWAAVVNVALLFSLYYIFILLVFRRKLNINVTFQNALIYLFMVLLIITISASTSSVVKAVLSKELDSRFYLLHLLQWIPFIYLCFTVIPDSDFHKNKISYWVLSLAFITAVSCELHHAYVLNTSQNLTQYFEVQKHFNILYLPIIWTILASVLIYTGLKKNSKEYNKIGFALIALMVLKLYTYDVWQMDNISRISAFIVLGIILLVSSFTFQRFKNLIRNMVEQKNKNEEETDVQ; this is encoded by the coding sequence ATGAATGAACTTCTTGCTGTCATAGTAATCGTGGTGATTATTATCATCTTCAATAATCTGAATAACAAGATCCGAAAACTTGAAAAAGAGATCTCAGACCTCAATGCCAAGATTACAAAACCTTTAGTACAGACAGAAATACCAAAGCAAGAAGCCCTTCAGGCAGAAATGCCACTACCAACACAATCCGCTTATCAAAAAGAAGCACAGCAGCATAAAATCCGGGAAGCTGATCCTCTCCCAACTCAAAAAGATTGGCTTAGCCCGGTATTTGACTTTCTAAAACAGAATGCACTTACTATTATCGGTATCTTCACGCTTGTACTTGGGATAGGATATTTTGTAAAATACGCGATTGATAAAAACTGGATCGGGGAAACCGCAAGAGCAGGAATAGGTTTTTGTACCGCCGCAGCCATTATTCTTACGGGACATTTTCTCAGAAAAAGTTATACCACTTTTGCCTCTATCATTACAGGGGGCGGGATTGCCGTGCTGTACTTTACCATTACAATAGCATTCCGCGAATACCATCTTTTTTCCCAGAATATAGCTTTTGCCATTACTATCCTTATCACAGTCATCTCTATCCTTCTCTCCTATTATTATAAAAGTGAGGTATTGATTATTTTCTCATTAATAGGAGGTTTTTCTGCTCCTTTAATGATCAGTACAGGAGAAAGTAACTATCTTTTCCTGTTTATCTATCTAAGTCTCCTTAATGTAGGAATGCTCACCACCGCCTTTCTGAAAAACTGGAAAAGTGTAGGATGGACAGCTTATGTCTTTACCACCCTTTATCTCCTTTACTGGACTTCAGAAAAACCGGAACTCCTAAGCATTGTTTTTTATATGATCAGTTATGTTATTTTCTACATTTTTGCGCTGCACGATTACATAAGGAAAAATATACTGTCAGCCTGGGATATTTTAATGCTTGCTTTAATTAATTTTACAAGTATTACAGGACTGGTCTATACTTTTAACGAATTAAAATACGAGCCGGTTATTATTTTCCCACTTGTTTTTGCCATCATTAATACCATTCTTTTGTTCAGAGAATACGGGAAAAAATATTTTGGAATTCCTTTTTCAGTATTTGCAGGTATCAGCGTCAGTCTTATTACCATTGCTATTGCTCTTCAGTTTAAAACCCATCTTATTACCAGTGTCTGGGCCATTGAAGCTACTCTACTTCTTTTTATCTGGAAGAGAACCGGACATACAATTTTTAAAACCTGTTTTTATATTCTTTTTCCACTGGTTATTATCGCCCAGGTCATCACATGGAGTGAATATTTTTATAGCAGACATCTCAGCATTATAGTAAATCCGGTATTTTTAACAAGTCTGGTTACTGTTGTTTCAGCAATTACCAATTTATATCTGTTAAAAAACACCCGCAAAGAAACTCCGTCAGAAAACAATACTTTTTTTGAAGATCTTATCAGCGTTGTTAGTTACGGAATGATCTATACCGCCTTATTGCTGGAAATCATTTACCATATTCATAGCATGCCCTGGGCTGCTGTTGTCAATGTAGCTTTGTTATTCAGTCTTTACTATATTTTTATATTATTGGTTTTCAGAAGAAAGCTCAATATTAATGTTACTTTTCAGAATGCATTAATTTACCTGTTCATGGTATTATTAATCATTACCATATCAGCTTCTACTTCATCTGTAGTGAAAGCTGTTTTATCAAAAGAACTCGATTCAAGGTTCTATTTACTTCATCTCCTGCAATGGATACCATTTATATATCTATGCTTTACCGTGATTCCAGATTCAGATTTTCACAAAAACAAAATATCTTACTGGGTTTTATCTCTAGCATTCATTACGGCTGTAAGCTGCGAGCTCCATCATGCCTATGTTCTCAATACCTCCCAAAATCTGACACAGTATTTCGAAGTACAAAAGCATTTCAATATTTTATATTTACCTATTATATGGACGATTCTTGCCAGTGTACTCATCTACACAGGGTTAAAAAAGAACAGTAAGGAATATAATAAAATCGGGTTTGCTTTAATAGCCCTTATGGTTTTAAAACTTTACACCTATGATGTGTGGCAGATGGATAATATTTCGAGAATCAGTGCATTCATTGTATTAGGTATTATATTGTTGGTGAGTTCATTTACTTTTCAGCGTTTTAAAAATTTAATCAGAAATATGGTTGAACAAAAGAATAAAAATGAAGAAGAAACTGACGTACAATGA
- the lgt gene encoding prolipoprotein diacylglyceryl transferase — protein MIDTDITKDNITTFKYAVKSAKPISASDKVELETPFKIWDPSKGIQLGPVTLHFYSLMFVFAFGFGYLLMTKIFKIDNVNQKYLEPLFTWTLIGTILGARLGHVIFYQPELFKEDFWSVFLPISTKNGLKFTGFSGLASHGATIALIFTTLYYSFKIIKKNPFWVYDRLGIVVALGGAFVRMGNFFNSEIVGKPADPNSPFALLFPQQSSEYGVTVPRYPSQLFEAVGYVALFILLWVLYRKTDKKYQQGWLFGLFFIILWAIRFFVEFLKEPQGDEFIQIGSLNTGQVLSIPFMIAGVIIMIVSKKFKITQAENEKPE, from the coding sequence ATGATTGATACCGATATTACCAAAGATAATATTACCACATTCAAATACGCTGTAAAATCGGCAAAACCAATTTCAGCTTCTGACAAAGTAGAACTTGAAACACCTTTCAAAATATGGGATCCGTCTAAAGGTATTCAGCTCGGACCTGTTACCCTTCACTTTTACAGCCTGATGTTTGTATTCGCTTTTGGTTTCGGATATCTTTTAATGACCAAAATTTTTAAAATAGATAATGTCAACCAGAAATACCTTGAGCCGCTTTTTACATGGACCCTGATAGGAACTATCCTTGGAGCAAGATTAGGCCACGTTATTTTTTATCAGCCGGAATTGTTTAAAGAAGACTTCTGGAGTGTATTTTTACCCATCAGTACGAAAAACGGACTGAAATTCACTGGATTTTCAGGTTTAGCAAGTCATGGAGCAACGATTGCGCTTATTTTCACGACGCTCTATTATTCGTTCAAAATCATTAAGAAAAATCCATTCTGGGTATATGACAGATTAGGTATCGTGGTTGCCCTGGGTGGCGCATTTGTAAGAATGGGTAACTTTTTCAATTCTGAAATTGTAGGTAAGCCTGCAGATCCTAATTCTCCGTTTGCATTACTTTTCCCTCAGCAAAGCAGTGAATACGGGGTTACCGTACCACGTTACCCAAGCCAGTTATTTGAAGCGGTAGGCTATGTTGCCTTATTCATTTTATTATGGGTTTTGTATAGAAAAACAGATAAAAAATATCAGCAAGGCTGGTTATTCGGGCTCTTCTTTATTATTCTCTGGGCAATCAGATTCTTTGTAGAATTCCTGAAAGAACCTCAGGGAGATGAATTCATCCAGATCGGAAGCCTGAATACGGGACAAGTTCTTTCTATCCCGTTCATGATAGCCGGAGTTATCATTATGATTGTTTCCAAAAAATTTAAGATCACTCAGGCGGAAAACGAAAAACCTGAATAA
- a CDS encoding arsenate reductase family protein — MKKVFYLNTCDTCRKILAQFDLTDWELREIKKEPVTKEELAEMYKKTKSYEALFSKKSTQIKVRGLDVKALTEKDFKELLSDHYTFLKRPVFLTDKEIFVGNDKKNVEALQEFFNGK, encoded by the coding sequence ATGAAGAAAGTATTCTATCTCAACACATGTGATACCTGCAGAAAAATTTTAGCACAATTTGACCTTACAGACTGGGAACTTCGTGAAATCAAAAAAGAGCCGGTCACAAAAGAAGAGCTTGCAGAAATGTATAAGAAAACAAAATCATATGAAGCTTTATTCAGTAAAAAATCAACTCAGATCAAGGTAAGAGGGTTAGATGTAAAAGCTTTAACTGAAAAGGATTTTAAAGAACTATTATCAGACCATTATACTTTTTTGAAAAGACCGGTTTTTCTAACTGACAAAGAAATATTTGTCGGCAATGACAAGAAGAATGTAGAGGCATTGCAGGAGTTTTTTAATGGTAAGTAA